A single Aspergillus puulaauensis MK2 DNA, chromosome 7, nearly complete sequence DNA region contains:
- a CDS encoding uncharacterized protein (CAZy:GT2_Chitin_synth;~COG:M;~EggNog:ENOG410Q1ZC;~InterPro:IPR029044,IPR004835,IPR004834,IPR013616;~PFAM:PF01644,PF08407,PF13632;~TransMembrane:7 (o519-535i547-573o603-624i636-657o677-708i819-839o859-879i);~go_function: GO:0004100 - chitin synthase activity [Evidence IEA];~go_function: GO:0016758 - transferase activity, transferring hexosyl groups [Evidence IEA];~go_process: GO:0006031 - chitin biosynthetic process [Evidence IEA]), with product MDRGFDESHPLRSYEPLDEDAQYVHRQEYRPQEYQPQEYAHPEDPSMFHSSNEPPYHLAPSPSSFPDPLRPPSTSSWQSGFNPQNPQEMAYLNPAPTPGSERSSVTSWQRRQTGGLRRYPTRRVKLVKGTVLSVDHPVPSAVLNSVEPQYRETGASSPEEFTHLRYTAATCDPDDFTLRNGYNLRASMYNRYTELLIAITYYNEDRILTARTLHGVMQNVRDIVNLKRTQFWNKGGPAWQKIVVCLVFDGISPCDKETLDLLATIGIYQDGIMKHDIDGKDTEAHIFEYTTQLSITPSLQLVRPQSGDPSNLPPVQMIFCLKQKNSKKINSHRWLFNAFGRILNPEVCILIDAGTKPGHKSLLALWEGFYNNKNLGGACGEIHALLGPRWNKLANPLVAAQNFEYKISNILDKPLESSFGYVSVLPGAFSAYRYRAIMGRPLEQYFHGDHTLSKRLGKKGIEGMNIFKKNMFLAEDRILCFELVAKAGQKWTLTYVKASKGETDVPEAPPEFLSQRRRWLNGSFAASLYAVMHFSRIYRSGHNLIRLFFLHVQLIYNICQLIMTWFSLASYWLTTSVILDIVGTPSPTNHEKGWPFGNDATPIVNNVVKILYLVFLMHQFFLALGNRPKGAQVPYILSFGYFAVVQLYILVDSFYLVAQAFSGGNIDLDFDNGAGGFIASFFTSTTGLVLLALASTYGTYFIGSLLYLDPWHLVTSSWAYFLGMPSTINVLNVYAFCNWHDVSWGTKGSDNAASSLPSAQTKGADGAKGNFVEELDKPQADIDTEFEQTVRRALAEYKEPPPDKNVSLDDSYKTFRTNLILLWTLSNSLLVLLVTNAGIRTLCLTSESTNRTAWYFKVLLLATSALSIFRFTGALWFLGKTGLLCCFRRR from the exons ATGGATCGAGGCTTCGATGAATCCCATCCTCTGCGCTCCTACGAGCCtctggacgaggatgccCAATATGTCCACCGTCAAGAATACCGCCCCCAGGAATACCAACCCCAAGAATACGCTCACCCGGAAGACCCT TCCATGTTTCACAGCAGCAATGAACCTCCCTACCATCTCGCcccgtcgccgtcttcgtttCCCGATCCCCTTCGCCCGccctcaacctcgtcctGGCAGTCCGGATTTAACCCTCAAAACCCCCAGGAAATGGCCTACCTGAATCCCGCGCCCACGCCCGGCTCCGAGAGGAGCAGCGTTACTTCCTGGCAGCGTCGCCAGACGGGTGGTCTGCGCCGTTATCCAACCCGAAGAGTTAAATTGGTCAAGGGCACTGTCTTGAGCGTTGACCATCCGGTTCCAAGTGCCGTCCTCAACTCGGTCGAGCCGCAGTACCGAGAGACCGGGGCCTCAAGTCCCGAGGAATTCACCCATTTGCGAT ATACTGCGGCAACCTGCGATCCCGACGACTTCACCCTGCGGAATGGCTACAACCTCCGTGCCTCCATGTACAACCGGTACACCGAACTTCTCATCGCGATTACATACTACAACGAAGACCGGATCCTCACTGCCCGCACCCTCCACGGTGTCATGCAGAATGTCCGCGACATTGTCAACCTGAAAAGAACCCAGTTCTGGAACAAGGGAGGCCCGGCGTGGCAGAAGATCGTCGTCTGCCTGGTCTTTGACGGAATCAGCCCCTGCGACAAAGAGACCCTCGACTTGCTGGCAACTATAGGGATCTACCAGGATGGAATCATGAAACACGACATCGACGGGAAAGACACGGAAGCGCATATT TTCGAGTACACTACTCAATTGTCGATCACGCCGTCATTGCAACTGGTCCGCCCGCAAAGCGGCGATCCATCGAATCTCCCGCCCGTACAGATGATCTTCTGCCTGAAGCAGAAAAACAGCAAAAAGATCAATTCCCATCGCTGGCTGTTCAACGCCTTTGGACGGATCCTGAACCCAGAAGTATGTATTTTGATCGATGCCGGAACGAAACCAGGCCATAAATCGCTTCTTGCGCTCTGGGAGGGCTTCTATAACAACAAGAACCTTGGTGGTGCATGCGGTGAGATTCACGCTCTGCTCGGTCCGCGCTGGAACAAGCTCGCGAATCCGCTGGTCGCGGCGCAGAACTTTGAATACAAAATCTCGAATATCCTCGACAAACCGCTCGAGAGTTCGTTCGGATATGTCAGTGTCTTGCCCGGTGCGTTCTCTGCTTACCGCTACCGGGCCATCATGGGCCGGCCGTTGGAGCAATACTTCCACGGTGACCACACGCTGTCGAAGAgactggggaagaagggtaTTGAGGGAATgaatatcttcaagaagAACATGTTCTTGGCCGAGGATCGTATTCTGTGCTTCGAGCTTGTCGCAAAGGCAGGCCAGAAGTGGACATTGACTTATGTCAAAGCGTCCAAGGGAGAGACTGACGTTCCAGAGG CACCCCCCGAGTTCCTCAGTCAAAGACGACGATGGCTCAACGGTTCGTTTGCTGCGAGTCTGTACGCGGTCATGCACTTTTCGCGCATCTACAGGAGTGGTCATAATTTGATCCGGTTGTTCTTTTTGCATGTGCAGTTGATTTATAACATCTGCCAGCTTATCATGACATGGTTTTCTTTGG CATCGTACTGGCTCACCACCTCGGTTATCTTGGATATTGTCGGGACACCGAGTCCAACGAACCACGAAAAAGGCTGGCCGTTTGGAAACGACGCCACGCCCATCGTCAACAACGTTGTCAAGATCCTGTACCTGGTGTTCCTCATGCACCaattcttcctcgccctcggaaACAGACCTAAGGG TGCGCAAGTACCGTACATCCTCTCCTTCGGTTACTTCGCCGTCGTGCAGCTGTACATCCTCGTCGACTCCTTCTACCTCGTCGCTCAGGCCTTTAGTGGCGGCAACATCGACCTCGACTTCGACAATGGCGCCGgcggcttcatcgcctccttcttcacctccaccaccggtcttgtcctcctcgccctcgcttCCACCTACGGAACCTACTTCATCGGCAGCCTTCTCTACCTCGACCCCTGGCACCTCGTCACCTCCTCCTGGGCCTACTTCCTCGGCATGCCGTCCACAATCAACGTCCTCAACGTCTACGCCTTCTGCAACTGGCACGACGTCTCGTGGGGAACAAAGGGATCCGACAACGCTGCATCCTCGCTGCCCTCAGCCCAGACCAAGGGCGCCGACGGCGCAAAGGGCAACTTCGTCGAGGAACTCGACAAGCCGCAGGCCGATATCGACACCGAGTTCGAACAGACCGTCCGTCGCGCGCTCGCGGAGTACAAGGAGCCCCCGCCCGATAAGAATGTGTCGCTGGATGACTCGTACAAGACTTTCCGTACGAACTTGATCTTGCTCTGGACGCTGAGCAATTCGCTGCTTGTGCTGTTGGTTACGAATGCCGGTATCAGGACATTGTGTTTGACT TCTGAATCCACAAACCGCACGGCGTGGTACTTCAAGGTCCTGCTGTTGGCCACATCCGCCTTGTCCATTTTCCGCTTCACGGGCGCGCTGTGGTTCCTCGGCAAGACCGGGTTGTTGTGTTGTTTCAGACGGCGCTGA
- a CDS encoding uncharacterized protein (COG:S;~EggNog:ENOG410Q1IN;~InterPro:IPR014756,IPR011021,IPR014752;~PFAM:PF00339;~SECRETED:SignalP(1-27);~TransMembrane:1 (o12-29i)), protein MRTAGHGLTTNTHARMLFLSLLFHASAWLKARRSNSMLSQVDRFLGASPCMDVRIHLCKESSADAVAGQVVLASDSQLDIATVAIRLSGSATSRVHSGRLTESHQLFNTSEQLFPPSKCANSFTCKNVTLPPGEHVFAFSIKLPQTTQHHRTSKRSQLPPSTGDKSSPEEIKYVLEATVRRNGRGLLHGGRKATRDINIYSQPTTTLPSNTQIQTETRRITSSAGGTEPSSICEASAKLLNGPFLVLNNPIPLSVELTNINSDDIYLHDFQSMLFETTEVRAKGHSESHTRSWVVQTMANLQQPFVPEIRDSGGGNGEELVFSLDRSLWGRYLIPPFLAPTFETCNIRRGYRLEVRLGVSFGGSNIRIVEFQFPVHVVSLGGSSLPPGIDMEVPAPEYREKELEGLSGV, encoded by the exons ATGCGCACAGCCGGACATGGCCTCACTACAAATACACACGCCAGGATGCTGTTCCTtagcctcctcttccacgctTCAGCCTGGCTAAAAGCCCGTCGCTCCAATTCCATGCTGTCGCAAGTGGACCGCTTCCTTGGGGCTTCTCCCTGCATGGACGTCCGCATCCACCTCTGCAAGGAGTCTTCTGCAGATGCCGTCGCGGGCCAGGTCGTTCTCGCCTCCGACTCGCAGCTCGACATCGCCACGGTCGCAATCAGGCTATCGGGGTCCGCGACGTCGAGAGTGCACTCTGGTCGACTGACCGAGTCGCATCAG CTCTTCAATACATCCGAGCAGCTGTTCCCGCCTAGTAAATGCGCCAACTCTTTTACCTGCAAAAATGTCACTCTACCTCCAGGAGAGCATGTCTTTGCATTCTCAATCAAG CTGCCCCAGACGACGCAACACCACAGGACAAGCAAACGGTCGCAACTGCCACCATCCACAGGCGACAAATCGTCCCCAGAGGAAATCAAATACGTCCTCGAAGCAACAGTCCGCCGAAACGGCCGCGGTCTCCTCCATGGCGGTCGCAAAGCT ACCCGGGACATAAACATCTACTCTCAACCCACCACAACTCTCCCCTCAAATACGCAAATCCAAACAGAAACGAGGAGAATCACCTCCAGCGCAGGAGGTACGGAGCCTTCATCAATCTGCGAGGCCAGCGCAAAGCTCCTCAACGGCCCGTTCCTCGTGCTCAACAACCCAATCCCGCTCTCCGTGGAACTcaccaacatcaacagcgaCGACATCTATCTCCACGACTTCCAGTCCATGCTCTTCGAAACAACCGAGGTGCGCGCCAAGGGACACTCGGAATCGCACACCCGGTCGTGGGTCGTGCAGACAATGGCGAATCTGCAACAACCGTTTGTGCCTGAGATTCGAGATAGCGGCGGGGGGAATGGGGAGGAACTGGTCTTCAGCCTGGATAGGAGTCTATGGGGCCGATATCTCATTCCGCCCTTTCTGGCACCGACGTTCGAGACGTGTAATATCCGTCGCGGCTATAGATTGGAGGTCCGGCTGGGGGTTTCATTTGGGGGGAGTAAC ATACGGATAGTCGAGTTCCAGTTCCCTGTTCACGTTGTCTCGCTTGGGGGTTCTTCGCTGCCTCCTGGGATTGACATGGAGGTGCCGGCGCCGGAGTAcagggagaaggagctggaggggttgagtGGGGTGTAG
- a CDS encoding uncharacterized protein (COG:B;~EggNog:ENOG410PK2I;~InterPro:IPR001214,IPR029063,IPR041698;~PFAM:PF13649,PF13489,PF08242,PF08241,PF05175, PF00856,PF13847;~go_function: GO:0005515 - protein binding [Evidence IEA]), with the protein MPQTQLGHVPSLFPHIKDEWWKDSYDEIFLWTDGDCVEDPALTDAECTTLLQLPKVSALFAATNSPNADVTTNSSGIGIQVLDLCCGQGRHTNTLAAQFPFATFHGLDQSTYLLDLARQRAKNENVDRNTLYTTGDARAIPAPNGSYDLVFLLGNSFGHGSHDDDRRLLRETARVLKPDGVFVIDFVDGGWMRENVSAAAWEWLNSDRFIPAPGRHGGKNKDEEERKLVALRERELSPDKKRLASREIVVDLAAPRVYQDLFYAVQLYDGVEMEGMFGEVGLRMLEGIGITTSTSEDASAGARAGAGAAGDQGMMGHRQLLVAWKDSSSLSTSPPAACVDPQDADTYVHPHITLDYEEGKGRLLRATAAIDADTVVIADAPYAIVPTVPPDSNEALICSNLLCRRRVPQDAEGVRCADNCINDVIWCNSHCRKIDQARHDFECAWLKKYGTRLRQEEGEEDFAMLWIIARMLAGRDLELRIKSTNPDSQQDKLDLPWSNRFKRGWDAGIDNLLGNRERWPQERLQHWADLVERYLSDEDQPGLLSPDDVLTLICKEETNTFGLYTVNTGPPETQKERGASYGLACYPRATICNHSCLPNLKHGPDDRGRMVMTTTRDIAAGEECFIAYIDLSVHKSLEARQKRIMHYFTFSCVCDRCLQERAETDIDRS; encoded by the exons ATGCCCCAAACCCAACTAGGCCACGTCCCCTCTCTATTCCCGCACATCAAAGACGAATGGTGGAAGGACTCGTATGATGAGATCTTCCTCTGGACCGACGGCGACTGCGTCGAGGACCCAGCCCTAACAGACGCCGAATGcaccaccctcctccagctccccaaAGTCAGcgccctcttcgccgccacAAATTCTCCCAATGCCGATGTCACCACCAACTCTTCCGGCATAGGCATACAAGTCCTCGACCTCTGCTGCGGCCAGGGCAGACACACAAACACCCTCGCCGCCCAATTCCCCTTCGCCACCTTCCACGGTCTCGACCAAAGCACCtacctcctcgacctcgcaCGCCAGCGCGCAAAGAACGAGAACGTCGACCGCAACACGCTGTATACAACCGGCGACGCCCGCGCTATCCCCGCACCGAACGGGTCCTACGACCTTGTTTTCCTCCTGGGGAATTCCTTCGGTCATGGATCCCACGATGATGACCGGAGACTCCTCCGGGAGACGGCGCGCGTGCTTAAACCGGATGGGGTCTTTGTTATTGATTTCGTGGATGGGGGGTGGATGCGTGAGAATGTATCTGCGGCTGCATGGGAGTGGTTAAATAGTGACCGCTTTATACCAGCGCCGGGGCGACATGGGGGTAAGAAtaaagatgaggaggagaggaaactCGTCGCCCTGCGCGAGCGCGAGCTCTCACCGGATAAGAAGCGCCTTGCGAGTCGGGAGATTGTGGTTGATTTGGCGGCGCCGCGCGTGTACCAGGATCTGTTTTATGCGGTGCAGCTTTATGATggggttgagatggaggggatgtTTGGGGAGGTTGGATTGCGGATGTTAGAGGGGATCGGCATTACCACGTCTACATCTGAGGATGCTTCTGCTGGTGCTCGTGCTGGTGCAGGTGCAGCTGGGGATCAGGGGATGATGGGCCATAGACAGCTTCTTGTTGCGTGGAAGGACTCTTCGTCTCTGTCTACGTCTCCGCCTGCTGCGTGTGTTGATCCCCAGGATGCGGATACGTATGTTCATCCGCATATCACACTAGACTACGAAGAGGGCAAGGGACGTCTTCTCCGTGCGACGGCGGCAATAGATGCTGACACGGTTGTGATTGCTGATGCGCCGTATGCGATCGTCCCCACTGTGCCGCCGGATAGCAACGAAGCCCTAATCTGCAGTAACCTGCTGTGTCGACGACGGGTGCCGCAGGACGCAGAGGGGGTCCGCTGTGCTGATAACTGCATCAACGATGTTATCTGGTGTAACAGCCACTGTCGGAAGATAGACCAGGCACGGCATGACTTTGAATGTGCATGGTTGAAGAAATACGGGACTCGGCTCCgccaggaagaaggggaggaggactTCGCTATGCTCTGGATTATTGCCCGGATGCTCGCTGGTCGGGATCTAGAGCTGAGAATCAAATCTACTAACCCCGACTCGCAGCAGGACAAGCTTGACCTGCCATGGAGCAACCGGTTCAAGCGCGGCTGGGATGCTGGAATCGACAACCTACTAGGCAACCGTGAACGCTGGCCGCAGGAAAGACTGCAGCACTGGGCGGATCTTGTCGAACGATATCTAAGCGATGAAGACCAACCAGGCCTGTTGAGCCCAGACGACGTCCTAACTCTCATctgcaaagaagaaacaaataCCTTCGGCCTGTATACCGTCAACACCGGTCCTCCAGAGACCCAGAAAGAACGGGGCGCTTCGTACGGTCTAGCTTGCTATCCTCGAGCTACAATTTGTAATCACTCTTGTCTTCCAAAT CTTAAACACGGCCCTGACGACCGCGGCCGGATGGTTATGACCACGACGCGCGATATCGCTGCCGGAGAGGAATGCTTTATTGCGTACATTGATCTGTCGGTGCATAAGAGTCTCGAGGCGAGGCAGAAGCGGATTATGCATTATTTTACGTTCTCCTGTGTTTGCGACCGTTGTTTACAAGAGCGAGCCGAGACTGACATAGACAGATCTTAG
- the TFC1_2 gene encoding tau 95 subunit of transcription factor TFIIIC (COG:K;~EggNog:ENOG410PKPW;~InterPro:IPR019136,IPR040454;~PFAM:PF09734;~go_component: GO:0000127 - transcription factor TFIIIC complex [Evidence IEA];~go_process: GO:0006384 - transcription initiation from RNA polymerase III promoter [Evidence IEA]), translating into MPPRIPNKTSQVAKRQDGDADFHQSRRNMRDTSVLKTQESDGNETSRWAENGPAAGEMQSLKEEKRNSDGAEFAVYGKDIAFTGTIVSMGRKTVPQRTNLIKAKHRIDSRLGVTAHEIQQLLHHRPVVTVRVLLDWMGSVSRADIERALPLCGYMFKDGPWKKALIKFGVDPRSSPEFRHYQTVTMEMDFDPIVERGKHDRTKSGELVFPQFLKGDDNIPHVFGGTKFVPDNNAWQICDISDSLLRRIVSTNDVCSGVDHMDGFFWNGTMAKLEVIMRDKLVCIRDGGTPNDADYECLLSFPDKYKPPTGRDYDRYGLDFGEKYTQKQVYLRGQIVRRARRSAP; encoded by the coding sequence ATGCCGCCTCGAATCCCAAACAAAACATCCCAGGTGGCGAAGAGACAAGATGGGGATGCCGATTTCCATCAGAGTCGGAGGAATATGCGGGACACAAGTGTGCTCAAAACTCAAGAAAGCGACGGCAACGAGACGTCACGATGGGCCGAGAACGGGCCTGCTGCAGGCGAGATGCAGTCgttgaaggaagagaaaagaaacagtGATGGAGCGGAGTTTGCTGTATACGGAAAGGATATCGCGTTTACGGGAACAATCGTGAGCATGGGACGGAAAACCGTTCCACAAAGGACAAATCTCATCAAAGCCAAGCACAGAATTGATTCCCGACTGGGTGTAACCGCGCATGAGATACAGCAGCTCCTGCATCACCGGCCTGTGGTAACTGTCAGGGTATtgctggactggatgggTTCTGTGAGTCGGGCTGATATCGAACGAGCTCTACCGCTATGCGGGTACATGTTCAAGGATGGGCCCTGGAAAAAAGCATTGATCAAATTTGGTGTTGACCCAAGGTCTAGCCCCGAGTTCCGGCATTATCAAACGGTCacgatggagatggatttCGACCCCATTGTCGAACGTGGAAAACATGACCGGACGAAGAGCGGAGAGCTCGTCTTCCCGCAATTTCTCAAAGGGGATGATAATATTCCTCATGTCTTCGGTGGAACGAAGTTCGTGCCAGACAATAACGCCTGGCAGATCTGTGATATTAGCGACTCCCTTTTACGGCGTATTGTGTCGACAAATGATGTTTGCTCGGGAGTAGACCATATGGACGGGTTCTTCTGGAACGGAACAATGGCGAAATTAGAAGTGATCATGCGCGACAAGCTTGTATGCATTCGGGACGGTGGTACCCCTAATGATGCGGACTACGAGTGCCTTTTGTCTTTCCCAGACAAATACAAACCACCAACAGGGCGTGATTATGACAGGTATGGCTTGGATTTTGGAGAGAAATATACCCAGAAGCAGGTTTATCTGAGAGGCCAGATAgtgagaagggcgagaagaagtGCGCCCTGA
- a CDS encoding uncharacterized protein (COG:G;~EggNog:ENOG410PFRD;~InterPro:IPR000743,IPR011050;~go_function: GO:0004650 - polygalacturonase activity [Evidence IEA];~go_process: GO:0005975 - carbohydrate metabolic process [Evidence IEA]), which produces MDRTVITVRQSSGRKDQLRRRALVDGKGGTGGKKKPKLSKAQKLNKSSSTGLQIYNIPVHGFSIQADHLTQGAQYRYAHVSSTSPSKNDYCNGDYGLSIGSVGGRSNTVKDVTMSNTQVVNSQK; this is translated from the exons ATGGACCGGACCGTCATCACTGTGAGGCAATCCTCGGGGCGCAAAGATCAACTGCGACGGCGCGCGCTGGTGGACGGCAAGGGCGGCACCGGcggcaagaagaagcccaagctCTCCAAGGCGCAGAAGCTGAACAAGTCCAGCAGTACGGGGCTGCAGATCTATAATATCCCCGTGCACGGGTTCAGTATCCAGGCGGACCATCTGACGCAAGGGGCACAATACCGAT ATGCTCATGTGTCCAGCACATCACCTTCAAAAAACGATTACTGCAATGGCGACTACGGCCTCTCGATTGGATCTGTCGGCGGCCGATCCAACACGGTTAAGGACGTAACCATGTCCAACACGCAGGTGGTCAACAGTCAGAAGTAG